Proteins encoded together in one Paracidovorax wautersii window:
- a CDS encoding LysR family transcriptional regulator, translated as MRTNEALDSLPDMAVFARVVAAGSFSAAARGLGLTPSAVSRQVARLEGVLRVRLLERTTRQLRLTEAGRAAYARCQPLETAAREVLALAGDADGTPRGLVRMSVAKAYGRQRIHPLVPAFLAAHPEVDLQLVVTDRTVDVFAEDIDLALRITDTPPPGLAGRPLETVEHVVCASPAYLAQRGMPQHPRDLARHDCLPLGEDERDRHWRFVRAGGASRTDTGADTTTVAVRGRYVTNHSEMRRDAALAHLGIASLPGFTARAAIEAGTLVRVLAGWRHTTAYSGTAWLLYPPNRFLPARARAWIDHLAAALATG; from the coding sequence ATGCGCACGAATGAAGCCCTCGACAGCCTGCCCGACATGGCCGTCTTCGCGCGCGTGGTGGCGGCCGGCAGCTTCTCTGCCGCGGCGCGCGGGCTGGGGCTGACGCCTTCGGCCGTGAGCCGGCAGGTGGCGCGGCTGGAGGGCGTGCTGCGCGTGCGGCTGCTGGAACGCACCACCCGCCAGCTGCGTCTGACCGAAGCCGGCCGTGCCGCCTATGCGCGGTGCCAGCCGCTGGAAACGGCTGCGCGCGAGGTGCTGGCCCTGGCCGGCGATGCGGACGGCACGCCCCGCGGGCTGGTGCGCATGAGCGTGGCCAAGGCCTATGGCCGCCAGCGCATCCACCCGCTGGTGCCGGCCTTCCTCGCAGCGCATCCCGAGGTGGATCTGCAGCTGGTCGTGACCGACCGCACGGTGGATGTGTTCGCCGAAGACATCGACCTGGCCTTGCGCATCACCGATACGCCTCCGCCCGGCCTGGCCGGACGGCCACTGGAGACGGTGGAGCATGTGGTCTGCGCCAGCCCCGCCTACCTGGCGCAGCGCGGCATGCCCCAGCACCCGCGCGACCTGGCGCGGCACGATTGCCTGCCGCTGGGCGAGGACGAGCGCGACCGGCACTGGCGCTTCGTGCGCGCGGGCGGCGCCAGCCGCACCGACACGGGTGCGGACACCACCACCGTCGCCGTGCGCGGTCGCTACGTCACCAACCACAGCGAGATGCGGCGCGACGCCGCCCTGGCGCACCTGGGCATCGCCAGCCTGCCCGGCTTCACGGCGCGGGCCGCGATCGAAGCCGGCACGCTGGTGCGTGTGCTGGCCGGCTGGCGCCACACCACCGCCTATTCCGGAACGGCCTGGCTGCTGTACCCACCCAACCGTTTTCTGCCGGCGCGGGCCCGGGCCTGGATCGACCACCTGGCGGCGGCCCTGGCAACGGGCTGA
- a CDS encoding DMT family transporter yields MSVSSPALAALSPSSPWLLRAADAALLLVAIVWGTSYGVAKGALAFYPVLGFLAVRFLLTAVLLAPACVGASRAQWRAALRAGLPLGGLLTAIFLCETYGVALTQASHAAFLISLCVVFTPFAEWGLLGRRPARAVFAFAAVSLAGAALLAGGWPQHWNAGDGLILAAAVLRALTACATSQLTRRHAQAPMLLLTAVQSAVVGIGCLLLAVGAGGLPPLPQAPAFWGATLYLVLGCTVFAFFAQNWALRHGSPSRVGLLMGTEPAWGALFAVVWMGERLDAGGWLGAALIVAAAGWMLRRGSGR; encoded by the coding sequence ATGTCTGTGTCCTCTCCCGCTCTCGCGGCTCTTTCTCCTTCTTCCCCCTGGCTGCTGCGTGCTGCCGACGCCGCGCTGCTGCTGGTCGCCATCGTCTGGGGCACCAGCTACGGCGTGGCCAAGGGCGCGCTTGCGTTCTACCCGGTGCTGGGTTTTCTGGCCGTGCGCTTTCTGCTGACCGCCGTGCTGCTGGCCCCGGCCTGCGTGGGCGCCAGCCGCGCGCAATGGCGGGCCGCCCTGCGCGCCGGTCTGCCGCTGGGCGGGCTGTTGACGGCGATCTTCCTGTGCGAAACCTATGGCGTGGCGCTGACGCAGGCCAGCCATGCGGCCTTTCTGATCAGCCTGTGCGTGGTGTTCACGCCGTTCGCGGAATGGGGGCTGCTGGGCCGCCGGCCGGCGCGCGCGGTGTTCGCCTTTGCGGCCGTATCGCTGGCAGGTGCCGCGCTGCTCGCGGGGGGCTGGCCGCAGCATTGGAATGCAGGCGACGGCCTCATCCTGGCCGCCGCCGTGCTGCGGGCCCTGACCGCCTGCGCCACCAGCCAGCTCACGCGCCGCCATGCGCAGGCGCCCATGCTGCTGCTGACGGCGGTCCAGTCGGCCGTGGTCGGCATCGGCTGCCTGCTGTTGGCCGTGGGAGCCGGTGGCCTGCCGCCGCTGCCGCAAGCCCCCGCCTTCTGGGGGGCCACGCTGTACCTGGTGCTGGGTTGCACGGTGTTCGCCTTCTTTGCGCAGAACTGGGCACTGCGCCACGGCTCTCCCAGCCGCGTGGGGCTGCTGATGGGGACGGAGCCCGCCTGGGGCGCGCTGTTCGCCGTGGTGTGGATGGGTGAACGGCTGGATGCGGGCGGGTGGCTGGGGGCGGCGCTGATCGTGGCGGCCGCCGGGTGGATGCTGCGCCGCGGCAGCGGTCGGTAG
- a CDS encoding methyl-accepting chemotaxis protein, which yields MTAWITQLRFSRKFALIGALAFLLFAVPTALLLQATAEKVAVAQRERLGLAPGSELLRLLQQTQQHRGLSAAFLSGAASAGATRQERQKEVEDTQARVRTALAPLADGALGSRLDGIVTEWRALVAGVSGKTLTGVQSNQQHAALIAHLLELIDDVANSSGLALDPDASTYYVQRAVLGPLPRLTESLGQMRARGAVVLGRGDASPEDRARIDGLAERSRQNYEDARKALELAAGRDGLPAAVERARAAAVTSAQEGFKLADESIIQPQTLTLASTEWVDRMTRVIDAQFVLVTNAFDLLRDSLDAQISTLRQGLIWLCVALAALSSLALWVMVMVTRTTTRSLDSAVRLAEAVAAGDLSMRVQPQGRDEVARLLAAMQGMTVQLSGVVGSVRSNSESVATASAQIAQGNADLSQRTEEQASALEETAASMEELASTVQHNADTAREANELARSASDVASRGGAVVQQVVQTMQGINTSSSRIADIIGVIDSIAFQTNILALNAAVEAARAGEQGRGFAVVASEVRSLAQRSAAAAREIKELITASVSQVGEGTQLVDHAGRTMQEIVTSIQKVSDLVGIISAATAEQSAGIAQVGEAVAQMDTTTQQNAALVEESAAAASSLNGQAQQLVQAVAVFRLA from the coding sequence ATGACTGCCTGGATCACCCAACTGCGCTTTTCGCGCAAGTTCGCCCTCATCGGCGCACTTGCCTTCCTGCTTTTCGCCGTACCTACGGCGCTGCTCCTCCAAGCCACCGCCGAGAAGGTGGCGGTGGCCCAGCGCGAACGGCTGGGACTGGCGCCCGGCAGCGAACTGCTGCGGCTATTGCAGCAGACCCAACAGCACCGCGGGCTGTCGGCCGCCTTCCTGAGCGGCGCGGCGTCCGCCGGCGCCACCCGGCAGGAGCGCCAGAAAGAGGTGGAAGACACCCAGGCGCGTGTGCGCACCGCCCTGGCCCCGTTGGCGGACGGTGCGCTGGGAAGCCGGCTGGACGGCATCGTCACCGAATGGCGGGCCTTGGTGGCCGGCGTGTCGGGCAAGACGCTGACGGGGGTGCAGAGCAACCAGCAGCATGCCGCCCTGATCGCCCACCTGCTGGAGCTGATCGACGACGTGGCGAACAGCTCCGGCCTGGCGCTGGACCCGGACGCCAGCACCTACTACGTGCAGCGCGCGGTGCTGGGGCCGTTGCCCCGGCTGACCGAATCGCTGGGCCAGATGCGCGCGCGGGGCGCCGTCGTGCTGGGCCGCGGCGATGCGTCGCCCGAGGACCGCGCCCGCATCGACGGGCTGGCCGAGCGCTCACGCCAGAACTACGAAGACGCGCGCAAGGCGCTGGAATTGGCCGCCGGCCGCGACGGCCTGCCCGCCGCCGTGGAGCGTGCGCGTGCCGCCGCGGTCACGTCAGCGCAGGAGGGCTTCAAGCTGGCCGATGAATCCATCATCCAGCCGCAGACCCTGACGCTCGCGTCCACGGAGTGGGTCGACCGCATGACCCGCGTCATCGATGCGCAGTTCGTGTTGGTCACCAATGCGTTCGACCTGCTGCGCGACTCGCTGGACGCGCAGATCAGCACATTGCGCCAGGGCCTGATCTGGCTGTGCGTGGCGCTGGCCGCACTGTCTTCGCTGGCGCTGTGGGTGATGGTGATGGTCACGCGCACGACCACCCGGTCGCTGGACAGCGCCGTGCGCCTGGCCGAAGCCGTGGCCGCCGGTGACCTGTCGATGCGGGTGCAGCCCCAGGGCCGCGACGAGGTGGCGCGGTTGCTGGCAGCCATGCAGGGCATGACCGTGCAGCTGAGCGGCGTGGTGGGCAGCGTGCGGTCCAACTCCGAGAGCGTGGCCACGGCCAGCGCCCAGATCGCCCAGGGCAATGCCGACCTGAGCCAGCGCACGGAAGAGCAGGCCAGCGCGCTGGAGGAAACCGCCGCGTCGATGGAAGAGCTGGCCTCCACCGTGCAGCACAACGCCGACACCGCGCGCGAGGCCAACGAGCTGGCCCGCAGCGCGTCGGACGTCGCATCGCGCGGCGGCGCCGTGGTGCAGCAGGTGGTGCAGACCATGCAGGGCATCAACACCAGCTCCAGCCGCATCGCCGACATCATCGGCGTGATCGACTCCATCGCCTTCCAGACCAACATCCTGGCGCTGAACGCGGCGGTGGAAGCGGCCCGCGCGGGCGAGCAGGGCCGGGGCTTCGCCGTGGTGGCCAGCGAGGTGCGCAGCCTGGCCCAGCGCTCGGCCGCCGCCGCGCGCGAGATCAAGGAACTCATCACTGCCAGCGTGAGCCAGGTGGGCGAGGGCACGCAGCTGGTGGACCATGCCGGCCGCACCATGCAGGAGATCGTCACCTCCATCCAGAAGGTGAGCGATCTGGTCGGCATCATCAGTGCGGCGACGGCGGAGCAGAGCGCCGGCATCGCCCAGGTGGGCGAAGCCGTGGCGCAGATGGACACCACTACGCAGCAGAACGCCGCGCTGGTCGAGGAAAGCGCAGCCGCGGCCAGCAGCCTCAACGGCCAGGCGCAGCAGCTGGTGCAGGCCGTGGCAGTATTCCGCCTGGCATGA
- a CDS encoding DUF2127 domain-containing protein: MTPPAPQPVAASAPAIARAVHHGAGRGPLRAIAGFEALKGALALLAGAGLLSVLHRDLHQLAVALIGHIGLSPGQRYPALLLSQVDVWAHEDLHLLVMAAGAYAALRFAEAMGLWRGRAWGEWLGALSGGLYIPFELWHWAHRPTWLASAVVVFNAAVVVYLGWQLWVRRLTAPAEV; this comes from the coding sequence ATGACCCCTCCCGCCCCGCAGCCCGTCGCCGCTTCCGCACCCGCTATCGCCCGCGCAGTCCACCACGGCGCGGGGCGTGGCCCGCTGCGCGCCATCGCCGGCTTCGAGGCGCTCAAGGGCGCGCTGGCGCTGCTGGCCGGCGCGGGCCTGCTCAGCGTGCTGCACCGCGACCTGCACCAGCTGGCGGTGGCGCTCATCGGCCATATAGGCCTGAGCCCGGGCCAGCGCTACCCCGCGCTGTTGCTGTCGCAGGTGGATGTGTGGGCGCATGAAGACCTGCACCTGCTGGTGATGGCGGCAGGCGCGTATGCCGCGCTGCGCTTTGCCGAGGCCATGGGCCTGTGGCGCGGCCGCGCCTGGGGCGAGTGGCTGGGCGCGCTGTCGGGGGGGCTCTACATCCCGTTCGAACTGTGGCATTGGGCGCACCGCCCCACCTGGCTGGCGAGCGCGGTGGTGGTGTTCAACGCGGCCGTGGTGGTTTATCTGGGATGGCAGTTGTGGGTGCGGCGATTGACCGCGCCTGCGGAGGTTTGA
- a CDS encoding RNA-binding protein: MSTKIYVGNLPYTVDDESLRSNFAEFGGVSSAKVMMDRETGRSKGFGFVEMESAEVAQAAITGLHGVSVNGRSIVVNLARPREAGGGAGGGSAGYRASGRADVGYGNGGFGGGRY, translated from the coding sequence ATGAGCACCAAGATCTATGTGGGCAACCTGCCCTATACCGTCGACGATGAAAGCCTGCGGAGCAACTTCGCCGAGTTCGGCGGCGTCTCTTCCGCCAAAGTCATGATGGACCGTGAAACCGGCCGCTCCAAGGGCTTCGGCTTCGTGGAGATGGAATCCGCGGAAGTTGCGCAGGCAGCCATCACCGGTCTGCACGGCGTGTCCGTCAATGGACGCTCGATCGTCGTGAACCTGGCCCGTCCGCGCGAAGCGGGTGGTGGCGCGGGCGGCGGCTCGGCAGGCTACCGCGCCAGCGGGCGCGCGGACGTGGGCTATGGCAACGGCGGCTTCGGCGGCGGCCGCTACTGA
- a CDS encoding esterase-like activity of phytase family protein, which produces MFPRSRLAACAALACAFLSPAHAQQAFPATLAGHAVLPAQSLIASPQDAPADLQTSGKFTTPRRVDALGSVEGLSYGRPTGVSLPFKGQPAQGHSGIKRMADGTFWILTDNGAGAKANSPDFMLYLNHYAVDFQTGHFKRQKTVFLHDPDKKVPFRIAEEGTKQRYLTGADFDPESFQFAGGALWIGEEFGPYLIKADLQGKVLAVFETQVDGKVVRSPDHPAITAAAAPDAKAPAFEVKRSKGFEGMASSKDGSKLYALLEGPLWNESAKAYEAVEGGKQYLRVLEFDVKAEQWTGRHWKYVLEANHHAIGDFNMIDATTGLIIERDNGEGTADQACPEGQKRTDCFHDLAKFKRVYKVELTDANAGGELRKVDYIDLMNLQDPQRLAKKPLNHGVLTFPFFTIENVDVVDATHIVVGNDNNLPFSSSRAPNQADDNELVLLEVGEFLRAK; this is translated from the coding sequence ATGTTCCCTCGCTCCCGTCTCGCCGCCTGTGCCGCACTGGCCTGTGCCTTTCTCTCCCCCGCACACGCCCAGCAGGCCTTTCCCGCCACGCTCGCCGGCCACGCCGTGCTGCCCGCGCAGTCGCTCATCGCCTCGCCCCAGGATGCACCGGCCGACCTGCAGACCAGCGGCAAGTTCACCACGCCCCGGCGCGTGGACGCGCTGGGCAGCGTCGAAGGCCTGTCCTACGGCCGTCCCACGGGCGTGTCGCTGCCCTTCAAGGGCCAGCCTGCCCAGGGCCACTCGGGCATCAAGCGCATGGCCGACGGCACGTTCTGGATCCTCACGGACAACGGCGCCGGCGCCAAGGCCAACTCGCCCGACTTCATGCTGTACCTGAACCACTACGCGGTGGATTTCCAGACCGGCCATTTCAAGCGCCAAAAAACGGTGTTCCTGCACGACCCCGACAAGAAGGTGCCGTTCCGCATTGCCGAAGAGGGCACGAAGCAGCGCTACCTGACGGGCGCGGACTTCGACCCCGAGAGCTTCCAGTTCGCGGGTGGCGCGCTGTGGATCGGCGAGGAGTTCGGGCCGTACCTGATCAAGGCCGACCTGCAGGGCAAGGTGCTGGCGGTGTTCGAGACGCAGGTGGACGGCAAGGTCGTGCGTTCGCCCGACCACCCGGCCATCACCGCGGCGGCTGCGCCGGATGCCAAGGCGCCGGCCTTCGAGGTCAAGCGCTCCAAGGGCTTCGAGGGCATGGCCTCTTCCAAGGACGGCAGCAAGCTCTACGCGCTGCTGGAAGGCCCCCTGTGGAACGAGTCCGCCAAGGCCTATGAGGCGGTGGAGGGCGGCAAGCAGTACCTGCGCGTGCTGGAGTTCGACGTCAAGGCCGAGCAATGGACCGGCCGCCACTGGAAGTACGTGCTGGAGGCCAACCACCACGCCATCGGCGACTTCAACATGATCGACGCCACCACGGGCCTCATCATCGAGCGCGACAACGGCGAGGGCACGGCCGACCAGGCCTGCCCCGAAGGCCAGAAGCGCACGGACTGCTTCCACGACCTGGCGAAATTCAAGCGCGTCTACAAGGTGGAGCTGACCGATGCCAACGCCGGCGGCGAGCTGCGCAAGGTGGACTACATCGACCTGATGAACCTGCAGGACCCGCAGCGCCTGGCGAAGAAGCCGCTCAACCACGGCGTGCTGACCTTCCCGTTCTTCACCATCGAGAACGTGGACGTGGTGGACGCCACGCACATCGTCGTGGGCAACGACAACAACCTGCCGTTCAGCAGCAGCCGCGCGCCGAACCAGGCGGACGACAACGAGCTGGTGCTGCTGGAAGTCGGCGAGTTCCTGCGCGCCAAATAA
- a CDS encoding riboflavin synthase subunit alpha, whose protein sequence is MFTGIVQATAGIAAIHDRAGLRTFTLDFPEGFCEDLAIGASVSTDGVCLTVTEILSPTQANFDVMLQSLNITTLGRYAQGDRVNVERAAKDGAEIGGHPLSGHVDFTGTLIERREFDNNLVWRVAVPEAFRRYIFAKGYIAIHGASLTVAEVNRQEGWFEVWLIPETRRATVFETKQVGDRLNIEIERSTQVVVDTVREAVQESLGRLQPVLEALLKEKGLSLDDFVQAPVLPQG, encoded by the coding sequence ATGTTCACCGGCATCGTCCAGGCCACGGCAGGCATTGCCGCCATCCACGACCGCGCAGGCCTGCGCACCTTCACGCTCGACTTTCCCGAGGGCTTCTGCGAAGACCTCGCCATCGGCGCCAGCGTCTCCACCGACGGCGTGTGCCTCACGGTGACCGAGATCCTGTCGCCCACGCAGGCCAACTTCGACGTGATGCTGCAGAGCCTGAACATCACCACGCTGGGCCGCTATGCCCAGGGCGACCGCGTGAACGTGGAGCGGGCGGCCAAGGACGGCGCCGAGATCGGCGGCCACCCGCTGTCGGGCCATGTGGACTTCACAGGCACGCTCATCGAGCGGCGCGAATTCGACAACAACCTGGTGTGGCGCGTGGCCGTGCCGGAGGCGTTTCGCCGCTACATCTTTGCCAAGGGCTACATCGCCATTCACGGCGCCAGCCTGACGGTGGCCGAGGTGAACCGCCAGGAGGGCTGGTTCGAGGTGTGGCTGATCCCTGAGACGCGGCGCGCCACCGTGTTTGAAACCAAGCAGGTGGGCGACCGCCTGAACATCGAAATCGAACGCAGCACCCAGGTGGTGGTGGACACCGTGCGCGAAGCAGTGCAGGAAAGCCTGGGCCGCCTGCAGCCCGTGCTGGAGGCGCTGCTGAAAGAAAAGGGCCTGTCGCTCGACGACTTCGTGCAGGCGCCCGTGCTGCCGCAGGGATAA
- a CDS encoding GNAT family N-acetyltransferase: MTTTTVRPLVTADLPGLLAVQLACYGEGYVESGEVFARRLASAANCSLVLERAGVVCAYLAAYGSVRGKVTPLHGDFEEVPQPDTLYLHDMAVLPACAGQGLARALLRPMWDVARSRGLRHSALVSVQGSQNYWERQGYAVQPLADAVQRAQLARYGEGAVYMVRAL, from the coding sequence ATGACGACGACAACGGTGCGCCCGTTGGTCACCGCCGACCTGCCCGGCCTGCTTGCGGTGCAGCTGGCCTGCTACGGCGAGGGCTACGTGGAAAGCGGCGAGGTGTTCGCCCGGCGCCTGGCCAGTGCGGCCAACTGCTCGCTGGTGCTGGAGCGCGCGGGCGTGGTGTGCGCGTACCTGGCAGCCTACGGGTCTGTGCGGGGCAAGGTGACACCGCTGCACGGCGACTTTGAAGAGGTGCCGCAACCCGACACGCTGTACCTGCACGACATGGCCGTGCTGCCCGCGTGCGCAGGCCAGGGCTTGGCCCGCGCGCTGCTGCGGCCGATGTGGGACGTTGCGCGCAGCCGGGGCCTGCGGCACTCCGCGCTGGTGTCGGTGCAAGGATCGCAAAACTATTGGGAGCGCCAGGGCTACGCGGTGCAACCCCTGGCCGATGCGGTGCAACGCGCGCAGCTGGCCCGCTACGGCGAAGGCGCCGTGTACATGGTGCGGGCGCTGTAG
- a CDS encoding NUDIX hydrolase, giving the protein MPNRWKPNVTVAALVEREGRFLLVEEETTDGLKLNNPAGHLDPGESPIQACAREVLEETAHEFVPTALVGVYLNRFIKTRTGDDITYMRFAFAGTLGTHHGWRALDTGIVRTLWMTPDEIRACPERHRSPLLLRCLEDYLAGQRFPLSLVHTDPSVTEPAAG; this is encoded by the coding sequence ATGCCCAACCGCTGGAAACCCAACGTCACCGTGGCCGCGCTCGTCGAGCGCGAGGGCCGCTTTCTGCTGGTCGAGGAAGAAACCACCGACGGCCTCAAGCTCAACAACCCCGCCGGCCACCTGGACCCGGGCGAGTCGCCCATCCAGGCCTGCGCGCGCGAGGTGCTGGAAGAAACCGCGCACGAATTCGTGCCTACGGCGCTGGTCGGCGTGTACCTGAACCGCTTTATCAAGACGCGCACCGGAGACGACATCACCTACATGCGCTTTGCGTTTGCCGGCACGCTCGGCACGCACCACGGCTGGCGGGCGCTCGACACCGGCATCGTGCGCACGCTGTGGATGACGCCCGACGAGATCCGCGCCTGCCCCGAGCGCCACCGCAGCCCGCTGCTGCTGCGCTGCCTGGAGGACTACCTGGCGGGCCAGCGGTTTCCGCTGTCGCTGGTGCACACCGATCCCTCGGTGACTGAGCCAGCGGCCGGCTGA
- a CDS encoding tripartite tricarboxylate transporter substrate binding protein: MPTSVTRRRFIQTSAALASATALPALAQATDRYPSRPITLVVPFPPGGSVDSAGRAMADRLGRVLGQTVIVENKGGAGGAIGSTQVAKAQPDGYTLVVTSQTTHVINPILTPNLPYDAVNDFAPITMIDRLANVLLVTPGLPVKNFTEFVKYVKENPGKLNYASSGNASVAYLSMELLKAKLGLSITHIPYRGAGPALTDLQSGQVHMTWNNLSSNLSMVQSGRLRALAVASPIRAPQLPDVPTFDELKLPELNLTSWTGLAAPAKTPEPIIAQLYEAMRTVLRDPATHKAWNDRGAMLPEALKPVDFRKEVQQRIQFYRNIVKTHRIAVEA, encoded by the coding sequence ATGCCCACGTCCGTCACCCGCCGCCGCTTCATCCAGACCAGCGCCGCCCTGGCCAGCGCCACCGCCCTGCCGGCGCTGGCCCAGGCCACCGACCGCTACCCTTCCCGCCCGATCACGCTGGTGGTGCCGTTCCCGCCCGGCGGTTCGGTGGACAGCGCCGGCCGCGCCATGGCCGACCGGCTCGGGCGCGTGCTGGGGCAGACCGTGATCGTGGAGAACAAGGGCGGCGCCGGTGGCGCCATCGGCAGCACGCAAGTCGCCAAGGCGCAGCCCGATGGCTACACGCTGGTCGTCACCTCGCAGACCACGCACGTGATCAACCCGATCCTCACGCCCAACCTGCCCTACGACGCAGTGAACGACTTCGCGCCCATCACGATGATCGACCGGCTGGCCAATGTGCTGCTGGTGACCCCGGGCCTGCCGGTGAAAAACTTCACCGAGTTCGTGAAGTACGTGAAGGAGAACCCCGGCAAGCTGAACTACGCCTCCTCAGGCAACGCCTCGGTGGCCTACCTGAGCATGGAGTTGCTCAAGGCCAAGCTGGGCCTGTCCATCACCCACATCCCGTATCGAGGCGCTGGCCCGGCGCTCACCGACCTGCAGTCGGGCCAGGTGCACATGACCTGGAACAACCTCTCATCCAACCTCAGCATGGTGCAAAGCGGCCGCCTGCGCGCGCTGGCGGTGGCCTCGCCCATCCGCGCGCCGCAACTGCCCGATGTACCCACGTTCGACGAACTCAAGCTGCCCGAACTGAACCTGACTTCCTGGACGGGCCTGGCGGCACCTGCCAAGACCCCCGAGCCCATCATTGCCCAGTTGTATGAGGCCATGCGCACGGTGCTGCGAGACCCCGCCACGCACAAGGCCTGGAACGACCGCGGCGCAATGCTGCCGGAAGCCCTCAAGCCCGTCGACTTCCGCAAGGAAGTGCAGCAGCGCATCCAGTTCTACAGGAACATAGTCAAGACCCACAGGATCGCCGTGGAGGCATGA
- a CDS encoding N-formylglutamate amidohydrolase, translating to MPALPSFPIPREPVQVLGPAAGTAIPLVCDSPHSGTDYPPDFGYAVATGDLRRCEDTHVHWLWDAVPQVGGTLVQATFPRSYIDPNRDVQDIHPAMLADAWPGPTAPTARTLELGMGLVPTHTPARQPIYARRLAAHEVAHRIDHYWRPYRQALAEALEAAAAGPEGARWHLNLHSMPSNAYERLGRVAPGPLADVVLGDLHGESCDGEFTRQVAQAFRQRGYTVAINDPYAGQALLRTFGAPLRGHQSLQIEINRALYLNEHTRELLPQAHRLREDIAGVLHDLAARIRPSCAAPSVSTPT from the coding sequence ATGCCCGCCTTACCTTCGTTTCCCATCCCCCGTGAGCCCGTGCAGGTGCTGGGGCCCGCCGCCGGCACCGCCATCCCGCTAGTGTGCGACTCGCCCCACAGCGGCACGGACTACCCCCCCGACTTTGGCTATGCCGTCGCCACCGGCGACCTGCGCCGCTGCGAGGACACGCATGTGCACTGGCTGTGGGACGCCGTGCCCCAGGTTGGCGGCACCCTGGTGCAGGCCACCTTCCCGCGCAGCTACATCGACCCCAACCGGGACGTGCAGGACATCCACCCCGCCATGCTGGCCGACGCCTGGCCCGGTCCCACGGCGCCCACCGCGCGCACCCTGGAGCTGGGCATGGGGCTGGTGCCCACCCACACCCCAGCCCGCCAGCCCATCTATGCGCGCCGCCTCGCGGCACACGAAGTGGCCCACCGCATCGACCACTACTGGCGTCCCTACCGGCAGGCGCTGGCCGAGGCGCTGGAGGCGGCCGCCGCAGGCCCCGAGGGCGCACGCTGGCATCTGAACCTGCACTCCATGCCCAGCAACGCCTATGAACGCCTGGGCCGCGTGGCCCCCGGCCCGCTGGCCGACGTGGTGCTGGGCGACCTGCACGGGGAGAGCTGCGATGGCGAATTCACGCGGCAGGTCGCGCAGGCGTTTCGCCAGCGCGGCTATACCGTGGCCATCAACGACCCCTACGCGGGGCAGGCGCTGCTGCGCACGTTCGGCGCGCCCTTGCGCGGACACCAGAGCCTGCAGATCGAGATCAACCGCGCGCTCTACCTGAACGAGCACACCCGCGAGCTTCTGCCCCAGGCGCACCGCCTGCGCGAGGACATCGCGGGCGTGCTGCACGACCTGGCTGCGCGCATCCGCCCGTCCTGCGCTGCCCCTTCCGTTTCGACCCCCACTTGA